From the genome of Geothrix sp. 21YS21S-4, one region includes:
- a CDS encoding M20/M25/M40 family metallo-hydrolase, giving the protein MNPSLLTREALAQFAADSRGAFEAELKTLVEIPSISADPAALADVRRCAEAARSLFERHGGKAELLETSGNPFIHGWFGEDPSLPTITVYNHMDVQPANEPEWKADPFTFVVDGDTYRGRGSTDDKGPAVTAFFGALAARRAGVPLNIHFLWELEEEIGSPSFEGGLNRHKARLKTDAIVVSDTVWITRGKPSTPAGLRGLKGFRLTLETADHDLHSGVVGGAARNPLAELIKVVAAMMDGETGKVKVPGFYDEVVKPSKQELEEWAAAGFSVDTFKKDHMITGMRTEDPVKVMKRVWGRPTMEVHGVVGGYTGPGIKSAVPPRAEVKMSCRLVPDMDEHKTIARIRAFVNEHFPDVQFHEEHGLAPFKGHVTGPYAEAIKDAYEFAFRAPCSFTREGGSIGAVKTMEDILGCEVYFLGLSLPSHGYHAPNENYDWEQASGGMAAFAHYFQTVSGFKK; this is encoded by the coding sequence ATGAATCCTTCCCTTCTTACCCGCGAGGCCCTGGCCCAGTTCGCGGCGGACAGCCGCGGGGCGTTCGAGGCGGAGCTGAAGACCCTCGTGGAGATTCCCTCCATCAGCGCCGATCCGGCGGCGCTGGCCGACGTGCGGCGCTGCGCGGAGGCGGCGCGTTCCCTGTTCGAGCGGCACGGCGGCAAGGCCGAGCTGCTGGAGACCAGCGGCAATCCCTTCATCCACGGGTGGTTCGGCGAGGATCCCAGCCTGCCCACCATCACCGTCTACAACCACATGGACGTGCAGCCCGCCAACGAGCCCGAGTGGAAGGCCGATCCCTTCACGTTCGTGGTGGACGGCGACACCTACCGCGGCCGCGGAAGCACGGACGACAAGGGCCCGGCGGTCACGGCCTTCTTCGGCGCCCTGGCGGCCCGGCGCGCGGGCGTCCCCCTCAACATCCACTTCCTGTGGGAACTGGAGGAGGAGATCGGATCGCCCAGCTTCGAGGGCGGCCTCAACCGCCACAAGGCCCGCCTCAAGACCGACGCCATCGTGGTGAGCGACACGGTGTGGATCACCCGCGGCAAGCCCAGCACGCCCGCCGGACTGCGCGGCCTTAAGGGCTTCCGCCTGACGCTGGAGACCGCGGACCACGACCTGCACAGCGGCGTGGTGGGCGGCGCGGCGCGCAATCCCCTGGCGGAGCTGATCAAGGTGGTCGCCGCGATGATGGACGGCGAGACCGGCAAGGTGAAGGTCCCCGGCTTCTACGACGAGGTGGTGAAGCCCTCCAAGCAGGAACTGGAGGAGTGGGCCGCCGCGGGCTTCAGCGTGGACACCTTCAAGAAGGACCACATGATCACGGGGATGCGCACCGAGGATCCCGTCAAGGTCATGAAGCGCGTGTGGGGCCGGCCCACCATGGAAGTCCACGGCGTGGTCGGCGGCTACACGGGCCCCGGAATCAAGAGCGCCGTGCCCCCGCGGGCGGAAGTGAAGATGAGCTGCCGCCTGGTGCCGGACATGGACGAGCACAAGACCATCGCCCGCATCCGCGCCTTCGTGAACGAACACTTCCCCGACGTCCAGTTCCACGAGGAGCACGGCCTCGCGCCGTTCAAGGGCCACGTCACGGGACCCTACGCCGAAGCCATCAAGGACGCCTACGAGTTCGCCTTCCGGGCGCCCTGCTCCTTCACCCGCGAGGGCGGCAGCATCGGCGCCGTGAAGACCATGGAGGACATCCTGGGCTGCGAGGTCTATTTCCTCGGCCTCAGCCTCCCCAGCCACGGCTACCATGCCCCCAACGAGAACTACGACTGGGAGCAGGCCAGCGGCGGCATGGCCGCCTTCGCCCACTACTTCCAGACGGTGAGCGGGTTCAAGAAGTAG
- the argG gene encoding argininosuccinate synthase: MTKLAVLAFSGGLDTSFCVLYLKEQGYDVATVTVNTGGFSPEELARIEAASPKLGAVSHTTVDARAGLFQGYLRYLVYGNVLRGQMYPLSVSAERVCQARAVAELAKGLDAAAIAHGSTGAGNDQVRFDVAFRALAPELEILTPIRDLALSRAEEMAYCAERGVIFPEKTKDYSINEGMWGTSVGGRETLDPWTTLPEAAFPGGALGSLPPKGLVIGFDKGVPVSLDGEALDPVALVHRLNDLGRPYGIGRGVHLGDTILGIKGRVGFEAPAAHLLIGAHRELEKLVLSGKQLFWKESLGNLYGSLLHEGHFFDPLARDLEAFLESSQACVTGEVRLTLHPRAFVVEGVQSPHSLMDPRIATYGEANKLWTGAEAAGFAKVFGVQQVLTLKAKNN; this comes from the coding sequence ATGACCAAGCTCGCCGTTCTCGCCTTTTCGGGCGGCCTCGACACGTCGTTCTGCGTGCTCTACCTCAAGGAGCAGGGCTACGACGTGGCCACGGTCACCGTGAACACCGGCGGGTTCTCGCCGGAGGAGCTGGCCCGGATCGAGGCGGCCTCGCCCAAGCTGGGCGCGGTCTCCCACACCACCGTGGACGCCCGCGCAGGGCTCTTCCAGGGCTACCTGCGCTACCTCGTCTACGGGAACGTCCTGCGCGGGCAGATGTACCCGCTGTCCGTGTCCGCCGAGCGCGTGTGCCAGGCCCGGGCCGTCGCCGAGCTGGCGAAGGGACTGGACGCCGCCGCCATCGCCCACGGGTCCACGGGCGCCGGCAACGACCAGGTGCGCTTCGACGTGGCCTTCCGCGCCCTGGCGCCGGAGCTGGAGATCCTCACCCCCATCCGCGACCTGGCGCTGTCCCGCGCCGAGGAGATGGCCTACTGCGCCGAGCGCGGCGTGATCTTTCCCGAGAAGACGAAGGACTACTCCATCAACGAGGGCATGTGGGGCACCAGCGTGGGCGGTCGGGAGACGCTCGACCCCTGGACGACCCTGCCCGAGGCGGCCTTTCCCGGCGGCGCCCTCGGCAGCCTGCCCCCCAAGGGACTGGTGATCGGGTTCGACAAGGGCGTGCCCGTGTCCCTGGACGGCGAGGCACTGGATCCTGTGGCGCTGGTGCACCGGCTCAACGACCTCGGCCGGCCCTACGGCATCGGCCGCGGCGTGCATCTGGGCGACACCATCCTCGGCATCAAGGGCCGCGTGGGCTTCGAGGCCCCCGCCGCGCACCTGCTGATCGGCGCCCACCGGGAGCTGGAAAAGCTGGTGCTTAGCGGCAAGCAGCTCTTCTGGAAGGAGAGCCTCGGCAACCTCTACGGATCGCTGCTGCACGAAGGCCACTTCTTCGATCCCCTGGCCCGCGATCTGGAGGCCTTCCTAGAATCCAGCCAGGCCTGCGTCACCGGCGAAGTCCGCCTCACCCTGCACCCCCGCGCCTTCGTGGTGGAGGGCGTCCAGTCACCGCACTCCCTCATGGACCCCCGCATCGCCACCTACGGCGAAGCCAACAAGCTGTGGACCGGCGCCGAAGCGGCCGGCTTCGCGAAGGTCTTCGGGGTGCAGCAGGTGTTGACGCTCAAAGCAAAAAACAACTGA
- a CDS encoding DUF2238 domain-containing protein: MAVRRFPLGALVGVGAAFLLLGWAPRADRFTWFMENLPVIVGAPLLVATHRRFPLTNLLYGLLALHALVLMVGGHWTYADVPAGHWVKGWLHLARNPYDRLGHLFQGFMPVLLFREVLLRKGVLKPGAWSVAVLLLMALGLSAAYELLEWQTAVWTGTAADAFLGTQGDPWDTQWDMACALIGAIAALAALSRRQDRAMAALALR; encoded by the coding sequence ATGGCCGTTCGCCGCTTCCCCCTCGGGGCCCTCGTGGGCGTGGGCGCGGCGTTTCTGCTGCTGGGCTGGGCGCCCCGGGCGGACCGCTTCACCTGGTTCATGGAGAACCTGCCGGTGATCGTGGGGGCGCCCCTCCTGGTGGCGACCCACCGCCGCTTTCCGCTGACGAACCTGCTGTACGGCCTGCTCGCCCTCCACGCCCTGGTGCTGATGGTGGGAGGCCACTGGACCTACGCCGACGTGCCCGCGGGCCACTGGGTGAAGGGCTGGCTGCACCTCGCCCGCAACCCCTACGACCGGCTGGGCCACCTCTTCCAGGGCTTCATGCCCGTCCTCCTGTTCCGCGAAGTGCTGCTCCGGAAGGGCGTCCTCAAGCCCGGCGCCTGGTCCGTGGCGGTGCTCCTGCTGATGGCCCTGGGACTCAGCGCCGCCTACGAACTGCTGGAATGGCAGACGGCCGTGTGGACCGGCACCGCCGCCGATGCCTTCCTCGGAACCCAGGGCGACCCCTGGGATACGCAGTGGGACATGGCCTGCGCCCTGATCGGCGCGATCGCAGCGCTGGCCGCGCTCTCCCGGCGGCAGGACCGGGCCATGGCCGCCTTGGCCCTCCGATGA
- a CDS encoding DinB family protein, translating into MRALPLFLVPAVVAAQAPAPLPEAPLSAGEREQAQRLLAESRQALLKATDGLTPAQWTFKPAPDRWSIQECAQHIALVEQVIQSQVIAKGLAGPREPLRRADVTFTDAFLIAALPDRSHRFQAPERLRPAGGTATPEAVLGAFEATRKLLDADVKASAADWRARFGVHPALGTLDLYQWVLLAAGHTTRHVQQIEEVKRAPGFPAASR; encoded by the coding sequence ATGCGCGCCCTTCCGCTGTTCCTTGTCCCGGCGGTGGTCGCCGCCCAGGCGCCCGCCCCCCTCCCGGAAGCGCCCCTGTCCGCGGGCGAGCGGGAGCAGGCCCAGCGGTTGCTGGCGGAATCGCGCCAGGCCCTGCTCAAGGCCACGGATGGCCTGACCCCGGCCCAGTGGACCTTCAAACCCGCGCCGGACCGCTGGTCGATCCAGGAATGCGCCCAGCACATCGCCCTGGTGGAGCAGGTAATCCAGAGCCAGGTGATCGCCAAGGGGCTGGCGGGGCCGCGGGAGCCGCTGCGGCGCGCGGACGTGACGTTCACGGACGCCTTCCTGATCGCGGCCCTGCCCGATCGCAGCCACCGGTTCCAGGCGCCGGAGCGGCTCCGGCCCGCCGGCGGAACGGCGACCCCGGAGGCGGTTCTCGGCGCCTTCGAAGCCACGCGCAAGCTGCTGGACGCCGACGTGAAGGCCAGCGCCGCCGATTGGCGCGCCCGCTTCGGCGTGCATCCGGCCCTGGGCACCCTGGACCTGTATCAATGGGTGCTGCTGGCCGCGGGCCACACCACCCGCCACGTCCAGCAGATCGAGGAAGTGAAGCGGGCGCCCGGATTCCCGGCGGCGTCCCGCTGA
- the lpdA gene encoding dihydrolipoyl dehydrogenase, translating to MAQFDLIVIGSGPGGYIAAIRGAQLGLATALVEKDAALGGTCLHRGCIPAKTWLESAHRFEQMQVAGDYGIDGVDAKALKPNLATIVKRKGRIVLKNAKGIEFLMKKNKVTVLKGLGKLLGGGKVEVEGEVHEAKRIILATGSAPKDIPGLETDGQRVLNSDHILELTELPEHLVILGAGAIGVEFASVFSRLGSKVTLVEFMDTILPLEDEDIGLELTKIFKKSYKIDVRTKTKITRIEKGPHGVVCHLEGEAPGQVAGSHLLVAVGRAPRVEGIGLEKTKAQVDRGCVAIDKFMQTGEAGLYAIGDIVRTPWLAHVASDEGIVAAEHAAQSLGKDVHPHPVRYDRFPACTYCDPEVGAVGLSEKAAKAKGYDVQVGTFPFAPMAKANIVGEPHGFIKIVADKKYGEILGIHILGPKATELVASSVALLGGEYTVDELIQTMYPHPSLNEVFPEAARAVYGRALNM from the coding sequence ATGGCCCAGTTCGACCTCATCGTCATCGGCTCCGGCCCCGGCGGGTACATCGCCGCCATCCGCGGCGCCCAGCTCGGCCTGGCCACCGCGCTGGTGGAGAAGGATGCAGCCTTGGGCGGGACCTGCCTCCACCGCGGCTGCATCCCGGCCAAGACCTGGCTGGAGAGCGCCCACCGGTTCGAGCAGATGCAGGTCGCGGGCGACTATGGGATCGACGGCGTGGACGCCAAGGCGCTGAAGCCCAACCTCGCCACCATCGTGAAGCGCAAGGGCCGGATCGTCCTGAAGAACGCCAAGGGCATCGAGTTCCTGATGAAGAAGAACAAGGTGACCGTCCTGAAGGGCCTCGGAAAGCTGCTGGGCGGCGGCAAGGTCGAGGTGGAGGGCGAGGTCCACGAGGCCAAGCGGATCATCCTGGCCACGGGCTCCGCGCCCAAGGACATCCCCGGGCTGGAGACGGACGGGCAGCGCGTCCTGAACAGCGACCACATCCTGGAGCTGACGGAGCTGCCCGAGCACCTGGTGATCCTCGGCGCCGGCGCCATCGGCGTGGAGTTCGCCTCCGTGTTCAGCCGCCTGGGCTCCAAGGTGACCCTGGTGGAGTTCATGGACACGATCCTGCCGCTGGAGGACGAGGACATCGGCCTCGAGCTGACCAAGATCTTCAAGAAGTCCTACAAGATCGACGTGCGCACCAAGACCAAGATCACGCGCATCGAGAAGGGCCCCCACGGCGTGGTGTGCCACCTGGAGGGCGAAGCGCCCGGCCAGGTCGCCGGCAGCCACCTGCTGGTGGCCGTGGGCCGCGCGCCCCGCGTGGAGGGCATCGGCCTGGAGAAGACGAAGGCCCAGGTGGACCGCGGCTGCGTGGCCATCGACAAGTTCATGCAGACCGGCGAGGCCGGCCTGTACGCCATCGGCGACATCGTGCGCACCCCGTGGCTGGCCCACGTCGCCAGCGACGAGGGCATCGTGGCCGCGGAGCACGCCGCCCAGAGCCTGGGGAAGGACGTCCATCCCCATCCCGTGCGCTACGACCGCTTCCCCGCCTGCACCTACTGCGACCCGGAAGTGGGCGCCGTGGGCCTCAGCGAGAAGGCTGCCAAGGCCAAGGGCTACGACGTCCAGGTGGGCACCTTCCCCTTCGCGCCCATGGCGAAGGCCAACATCGTGGGCGAGCCCCACGGGTTCATCAAGATCGTGGCGGACAAGAAGTACGGCGAGATCCTCGGCATCCACATCCTGGGGCCCAAGGCCACGGAACTGGTGGCGTCCAGCGTGGCGCTCCTCGGCGGCGAGTACACCGTGGACGAGCTGATCCAGACCATGTATCCCCACCCCAGCCTGAACGAGGTGTTCCCCGAGGCGGCCCGCGCCGTCTACGGCCGCGCCCTCAACATGTAG
- the argC gene encoding N-acetyl-gamma-glutamyl-phosphate reductase, whose translation MTSVDVLILGASGYGGGELLRWLSMHPAVASLRGTARSHAGKPFHAQHPHLRGLVEGTFEATPDWEALAASERPVLFSALPHGEFGKLWPELEAAWPAGLAERLTIIDLSADFRLDPAWIYGLVDWKPERMKGATRIANPGCFATALHLALLPLAEWRPAFIAVTAATGSSGSGAAPSDTTHHPTRAADFRAYKVLGHQHEAEVLRTLASEGWEAPLSFVPQSAPMVRGIFATAQFPLPAGIDAAALRARYEAAYADRFFVRIVDGSPRVAATTGSAFADIAVAARGGHGAVMVALDNLGKGMAAQAVQNLNLALGLPEWTGLKAAGSWPG comes from the coding sequence ATGACCTCAGTCGATGTCCTCATTCTCGGCGCCTCGGGCTACGGCGGGGGCGAACTACTGCGGTGGCTATCCATGCATCCGGCCGTCGCGTCGCTCCGCGGGACGGCGCGCAGCCATGCGGGCAAACCCTTCCACGCCCAGCATCCCCATCTCCGCGGGCTGGTGGAGGGAACCTTCGAAGCGACGCCGGACTGGGAGGCTCTGGCCGCGAGCGAACGGCCGGTCCTGTTTTCCGCCCTGCCCCACGGGGAATTCGGGAAGCTGTGGCCGGAACTGGAGGCGGCGTGGCCGGCGGGCTTGGCGGAACGCCTCACGATCATCGACCTGTCCGCGGATTTCCGCCTGGATCCGGCCTGGATCTACGGCCTGGTGGACTGGAAGCCCGAGCGCATGAAGGGGGCGACCCGCATCGCCAACCCCGGCTGCTTCGCCACGGCCCTCCATCTGGCGCTATTGCCCCTGGCGGAGTGGCGCCCCGCCTTCATCGCCGTTACCGCCGCCACGGGCTCGTCAGGCTCGGGCGCGGCGCCGTCGGACACCACCCACCACCCCACGCGGGCGGCGGACTTCCGCGCCTACAAGGTCCTCGGCCACCAGCACGAGGCGGAGGTGCTCCGCACCCTCGCTTCGGAGGGCTGGGAGGCTCCGCTGAGCTTCGTCCCCCAGAGCGCGCCCATGGTGCGGGGAATCTTCGCCACCGCGCAGTTTCCGCTGCCGGCGGGCATCGACGCGGCGGCCCTGCGCGCCCGCTATGAGGCGGCCTACGCGGATCGCTTCTTCGTGCGGATCGTGGACGGCAGCCCCCGGGTGGCGGCCACCACCGGCAGCGCCTTCGCGGATATCGCGGTGGCGGCGCGGGGAGGCCACGGGGCGGTGATGGTCGCCCTGGACAACCTGGGGAAGGGCATGGCCGCCCAGGCGGTCCAGAACCTCAACCTCGCCCTGGGCCTGCCGGAATGGACGGGGCTCAAGGCGGCGGGAAGCTGGCCGGGCTGA
- a CDS encoding SDR family oxidoreductase, with translation MDLGIRGKVAMVAAGTKGIGKAGALALAAEGCAVSVCGRSAESLAAAKAELERLGVPALAVAADVSSAADLARWHDETVAALGPVDILITNTGGPKAATFGDLSDADWADGVESTLMNVVRLSRLVLPGMRARKWGRIVHITSLVAKQPYPLLTISSTLRAGLSGLTRTLAMEAAADGVTVNALLPGHIMTDRQHHLAEVKAAAEGITVEAHFARQAAAIPAKRIGDPAEAGAVLAFLCSAPASYLTGQSLLVDGGLVQGTF, from the coding sequence ATGGATCTGGGCATTCGGGGCAAGGTGGCGATGGTGGCCGCGGGCACCAAGGGGATCGGGAAGGCCGGGGCCCTGGCCCTGGCGGCGGAGGGCTGCGCGGTGTCGGTCTGCGGGCGGAGCGCCGAGTCGCTGGCGGCGGCCAAGGCGGAGCTGGAGCGCCTCGGCGTACCGGCCCTGGCCGTGGCCGCGGACGTCTCCAGCGCCGCGGATCTGGCCCGCTGGCACGACGAGACCGTGGCGGCGCTGGGTCCCGTGGACATCCTGATCACCAACACCGGCGGTCCCAAGGCGGCGACCTTCGGGGACCTGTCCGACGCGGACTGGGCCGACGGCGTGGAATCCACCTTGATGAACGTGGTGCGCCTGTCGCGCCTCGTCCTGCCGGGGATGCGGGCGCGGAAGTGGGGCCGCATCGTCCACATCACCAGCCTCGTGGCGAAGCAGCCCTACCCGCTGCTCACCATCAGCTCCACGCTGCGCGCGGGGCTGTCCGGGCTCACGCGCACCCTGGCGATGGAAGCCGCCGCCGACGGCGTCACCGTCAACGCCCTGCTGCCGGGCCACATCATGACCGATCGCCAGCACCACCTCGCCGAAGTGAAGGCCGCCGCGGAGGGCATCACCGTGGAGGCCCACTTCGCCCGTCAGGCCGCCGCGATTCCCGCGAAGCGCATCGGCGACCCGGCCGAAGCCGGCGCCGTCCTCGCCTTCCTGTGCAGCGCCCCCGCCTCCTACCTCACCGGCCAGAGCCTGCTGGTGGATGGGGGGCTGGTGCAGGGGACGTTCTAG
- a CDS encoding Fic family protein, whose product MKLPHSPPPLSDLLSSIGPGDLPKILESQSGPLVHEAYLHWDELRHREPPSGLDHETWWLGLRLARQALLKPLPLLDKKGQPFFFGSPDPVQIDLHHIDQDAAGEIQSATETTPASRDRYLLKSVIEEAITSSQLEGASTTRKVAAEMLRSGRPPKDRSERMIFNNFLAMQAIRDFKNESMTPGRLLEIHRMISEHTLDDPGDVGRFRQSNDIRVVNNDDGTILHQPPDHRELPQRLERLCAFANGDEHQRPFVHPVLRAILLHFMVGYDHPFADGNGRTARALFYWSMLRSGYWLAEFISISHILRKAPAQYGRAYLFTETDGGDTTYFLIHQLTTMRKAIQSLHDHLARKAKEQRSMERLLAESPVLRARLNHRQKALLTHALKHPGTGYRIEDHQRTHAVVYQTARTDLLQLAELGLLEKIREGRAFVFVALDDLADHISHVGGRIP is encoded by the coding sequence ATGAAACTCCCCCACTCTCCGCCTCCCCTATCCGACCTCCTTTCATCCATTGGACCGGGAGATTTACCGAAGATCCTGGAGAGCCAGTCCGGCCCCCTCGTCCACGAGGCCTACCTCCACTGGGACGAACTCAGGCACCGGGAACCCCCTTCCGGCCTGGATCACGAAACCTGGTGGCTGGGCCTCCGGCTGGCCCGGCAGGCTCTCCTGAAGCCGCTCCCTCTGCTGGACAAGAAGGGGCAACCTTTCTTCTTCGGCTCCCCGGATCCAGTGCAGATCGACCTGCACCACATCGACCAGGATGCGGCCGGCGAGATCCAATCCGCCACCGAAACCACCCCCGCGAGCCGGGATCGGTACCTTCTGAAATCGGTCATTGAGGAGGCCATCACCTCCAGTCAGCTGGAAGGCGCTTCCACCACTCGAAAGGTCGCCGCCGAGATGCTCAGGTCCGGAAGGCCTCCGAAAGACCGCAGCGAGCGGATGATCTTCAACAACTTCCTGGCGATGCAAGCCATCCGAGACTTCAAGAACGAGTCGATGACCCCAGGCCGGCTGCTGGAGATCCACCGCATGATTTCGGAGCACACGCTGGACGACCCTGGGGATGTGGGCAGGTTCCGCCAGTCGAACGACATCCGCGTGGTGAACAACGACGACGGGACCATCCTCCATCAACCCCCCGATCACCGCGAACTCCCGCAGCGCCTGGAACGGCTATGCGCCTTCGCCAATGGCGACGAACACCAGCGCCCCTTCGTGCATCCGGTCCTTCGCGCCATCCTTCTGCATTTCATGGTCGGTTACGACCATCCCTTCGCGGATGGAAACGGCCGAACGGCCCGGGCGCTCTTCTACTGGTCCATGCTTCGAAGCGGCTATTGGCTGGCCGAGTTCATTTCCATCTCGCACATTCTCCGCAAGGCGCCGGCCCAGTACGGACGGGCCTACCTCTTCACCGAGACCGACGGAGGGGACACCACTTACTTCCTCATCCACCAGCTGACCACCATGCGGAAGGCCATCCAGAGCCTCCACGACCACCTCGCCCGCAAGGCGAAAGAGCAGCGAAGCATGGAGCGCCTCCTGGCGGAATCCCCCGTGCTGCGCGCCCGGCTCAACCATCGCCAGAAGGCGCTTCTCACCCATGCCCTCAAGCATCCCGGCACGGGCTACCGCATCGAGGACCACCAGCGGACCCACGCGGTGGTCTACCAGACGGCCCGGACGGATCTCCTCCAGCTGGCGGAACTGGGACTGCTGGAGAAGATCCGGGAAGGGCGGGCCTTCGTCTTCGTCGCGCTCGACGACCTGGCCGACCACATCTCCCATGTCGGGGGGCGGATCCCCTAG
- a CDS encoding sugar MFS transporter gives MRLRTFPVFLAFLVMGIADAMGPMADGVRAQYHLSHAAATLLTFSVFIAFAAFSVPAGLLAARIGRKRMLVLGLGMNAAAILVPILALPSFGVLLGCIFVLGAGTTFLQVAGNPIMRDVSAPGAYPRNLALAQGIKGLGSASSAYLVGLVAILPVFSILGWRGVFPVFFVLMALALVLMAGLKVEESQAEVPPSLASSLALLKDPAFLFAVLGIFLYVGAEVCMARFLKPALAGFGWSEDRAALLGPTLFFALLTVGRLAAGLLPFSARAWFRLSAGLGLIGALCLMAGTPRLSLAGVILGGLGFANIWPMLFALTVERRPERASELSGLMCMAISGGAGVPLLMGRLSDLGFGGLAFAVPAACFLFLAGLAFRPAVRAEA, from the coding sequence ATGCGCCTTCGCACTTTCCCCGTATTTCTCGCCTTCCTCGTCATGGGCATCGCGGACGCCATGGGACCGATGGCCGACGGCGTCCGCGCCCAGTACCACCTCAGCCATGCCGCGGCCACCCTGCTCACGTTCTCGGTGTTCATCGCCTTCGCGGCCTTCAGCGTGCCCGCGGGCCTGCTGGCGGCGCGGATCGGGCGGAAGCGGATGCTGGTGCTCGGACTGGGCATGAACGCCGCCGCCATCCTGGTGCCGATCCTCGCCCTGCCCAGCTTCGGCGTGCTGCTGGGCTGCATCTTCGTATTGGGCGCGGGCACCACCTTCCTCCAGGTGGCGGGCAATCCCATCATGCGCGACGTCAGCGCCCCCGGCGCCTACCCCCGGAACCTGGCGCTGGCGCAGGGGATCAAGGGCCTGGGCTCCGCGTCGTCGGCCTACCTGGTGGGGCTGGTGGCGATCCTGCCCGTCTTTTCCATCCTGGGCTGGCGCGGGGTCTTTCCCGTGTTCTTCGTCCTGATGGCCCTGGCGCTCGTCCTGATGGCGGGGCTGAAGGTGGAGGAATCCCAGGCCGAAGTGCCGCCGAGCCTCGCCAGCAGCCTGGCCCTGTTGAAGGATCCCGCCTTCCTGTTCGCGGTCCTGGGCATCTTCCTGTACGTCGGGGCCGAGGTGTGCATGGCCCGCTTCCTCAAGCCCGCTCTGGCGGGTTTCGGGTGGTCGGAGGACCGCGCCGCCCTTCTGGGACCCACCCTGTTCTTCGCGCTGCTCACCGTGGGACGGCTGGCGGCGGGCCTTTTGCCGTTCTCGGCGCGGGCCTGGTTCCGGCTGTCGGCCGGACTGGGACTCATCGGCGCCCTGTGCCTGATGGCCGGCACCCCGCGCCTGAGCCTCGCGGGGGTGATCCTCGGCGGCCTGGGCTTCGCCAACATCTGGCCCATGCTGTTCGCCCTCACCGTGGAGCGGCGGCCGGAGCGGGCCTCCGAACTGAGCGGCCTGATGTGTATGGCCATCAGCGGCGGCGCGGGGGTGCCCCTCCTCATGGGCCGCCTGTCGGACCTGGGCTTCGGCGGCCTGGCCTTTGCCGTACCCGCCGCCTGCTTCCTGTTCCTGGCCGGACTCGCGTTCCGCCCCGCCGTCCGCGCGGAGGCGTGA
- a CDS encoding ROK family protein, translated as MDLHGDSRTVLTLDAGGTTFVFGAMRGGKPILPPVVRPSEGHDLTACLRNIEAGFQEAWERCGGAAALSFAFPGPADYPHGVIGDLANLPGFRGGVPLGPLLEARFGVPAFLNNDGDLFAYGEALGGLLPEVNAALAAAGSPKRYRHLFGATLGTGFGGGLVVDGRLFLGDNAAGAEIWTTRSKLHPAAFAEEGVAIRAVRRVYAEAAGLDPAAAPDPKAIFEIAEGRRPGDAVAAREAFRRLGEEAGNALAEAVTLVDALVVVGGGLSGAAPLFLPSLVAEMNAPLRALDGHPIPRTEVRTFNLEDAADRGAFLKGDVRHLLVPGTDRTVPYDALKRTGVGLSRLGTSEATALGAYAYALFRLDSNPTC; from the coding sequence ATGGACCTCCACGGCGATTCCCGCACGGTCCTCACCCTCGACGCCGGCGGCACCACCTTCGTCTTCGGCGCCATGCGCGGCGGGAAGCCCATCCTCCCGCCCGTCGTCCGGCCCTCCGAGGGCCACGACCTGACGGCCTGCCTCCGGAACATCGAAGCGGGGTTCCAGGAGGCCTGGGAGCGGTGCGGAGGCGCAGCGGCCCTCAGCTTCGCCTTCCCCGGACCGGCGGACTATCCCCACGGCGTCATCGGCGACCTAGCCAACCTGCCGGGATTCCGCGGCGGCGTGCCCCTCGGCCCGCTGCTGGAGGCGCGGTTCGGCGTCCCGGCGTTCCTCAACAACGACGGCGACCTGTTCGCCTATGGCGAGGCCCTCGGCGGTCTCCTGCCGGAGGTGAACGCAGCGCTGGCCGCCGCCGGCAGTCCCAAGCGCTACCGCCACCTGTTCGGCGCCACGCTGGGCACGGGCTTCGGCGGCGGGCTGGTGGTGGACGGGCGGCTGTTCCTGGGCGACAACGCCGCGGGCGCGGAGATCTGGACCACCCGCAGCAAGCTGCATCCCGCCGCCTTCGCCGAAGAGGGCGTGGCCATCCGCGCTGTGCGCCGGGTCTACGCGGAGGCCGCCGGGCTGGATCCCGCCGCCGCGCCCGATCCCAAGGCCATCTTCGAGATCGCCGAGGGTCGCCGGCCCGGTGACGCGGTCGCGGCGCGGGAGGCCTTCCGCCGCCTGGGCGAGGAAGCGGGCAACGCCCTGGCCGAGGCCGTCACTCTGGTGGATGCCCTGGTGGTGGTCGGTGGCGGGCTCAGCGGCGCGGCGCCGCTGTTCCTCCCCAGCCTGGTGGCCGAGATGAACGCGCCCCTCCGCGCCCTGGACGGTCATCCCATTCCCCGGACGGAGGTCCGCACCTTCAACCTGGAGGATGCGGCGGACCGCGGGGCTTTCCTCAAAGGCGACGTGCGGCACCTGCTGGTTCCGGGAACGGACCGGACGGTGCCCTACGATGCCCTGAAGCGGACCGGCGTGGGCCTGTCCCGCCTGGGCACCAGCGAGGCGACGGCCCTGGGGGCCTACGCCTACGCCCTGTTCCGACTGGATTCCAACCCTACATGTTGA